One segment of Bacteroidales bacterium DNA contains the following:
- the rfbD gene encoding dTDP-4-dehydrorhamnose reductase has protein sequence MKTILVTGSDGQLGSELKKISSEFIDFTFLFTDVSDLDITDINALENYFANYKVDFIINCAAYTNVDKAETDKENADKINATAVQNLAFFSNKYKVPLIHISTDYVFDGISKIPYKETDNTNPQSAYGKTKLKGEKFAKEAYKHIIIRTSWLYSSFGNNFVRTMLRLGKEKDEINVVSDQIGSPAYAKDLANVILSIINKSDRNIDNFKTGIYHFSNEGSCSWYEFAKEIFKQKKINCKVNPIGSSEYPTPTKRPEYSLLDKSKIKETFKINIRYWKDSLKECLNSLQ, from the coding sequence ACAATACTTGTAACAGGTTCAGACGGACAATTAGGCAGTGAATTAAAAAAAATATCATCAGAATTTATTGATTTTACTTTTCTTTTCACGGATGTTAGTGATTTGGATATTACCGATATCAACGCTCTTGAAAACTATTTTGCAAATTATAAAGTTGACTTTATAATAAATTGTGCGGCATATACAAATGTTGACAAAGCAGAAACAGACAAAGAAAATGCCGACAAAATAAATGCTACGGCCGTACAAAATTTAGCATTTTTTTCAAATAAATATAAAGTTCCTTTAATTCACATATCAACAGATTATGTTTTTGACGGAATCAGCAAAATTCCTTATAAAGAAACTGATAATACAAACCCGCAATCGGCCTACGGGAAAACAAAATTAAAGGGAGAGAAGTTTGCGAAAGAAGCATATAAACATATAATTATCAGAACTTCATGGCTTTATTCTTCTTTCGGAAATAACTTTGTGAGAACAATGCTGCGTTTAGGAAAAGAAAAAGATGAAATTAATGTTGTTTCAGACCAAATCGGCTCTCCTGCTTATGCAAAAGATTTAGCAAATGTAATTCTTTCAATTATCAATAAATCAGACCGAAATATTGATAATTTCAAAACCGGCATTTATCATTTTTCAAACGAAGGAAGTTGTTCTTGGTATGAATTTGCAAAAGAAATATTTAAACAGAAAAAAATAAACTGCAAAGTAAATCCCATTGGAAGTTCTGAATATCCAACACCCACAAAAAGACCGGAATACAGTTTACTTGATAAATCAAAAATTAAAGAAACTTTTAAAATTAACATACGATACTGGAAAGATTCTTTGAAAGAATGCTTGAATTCTTTGCAATAA
- a CDS encoding PQQ-binding-like beta-propeller repeat protein, translated as MKIFSILLLFFSSTTLFSQVKEVVIGTYLGNEQRNYYGNKAPENLDETWKLNLSGGISPAYGNPLKLWKGAGWTGQPLYVREETGDFLILGAFDYNLKKINAQTGQIVWEYRFDDILKGTGTFWENKNDTNPETKYLIIQGSRLGYWNSHDDKYIPSLRAVSYLTGKELWRLNSKKTDSYSRDVDGSAIIVNDTAYLALENGLFTVFNPDPAKKELLDERLQPKVYKEIQYYNKEDIKLHGKDLVSESSPTLLNDAIYTPSGSGHVYGYNIKTGKNTWDFFTGTDMNGSAPVTYDSCLVVAVEKQYMPGKGGVLKLNPKKTGEDAVVWFFPTENKKWFHWEGGIIGSVAVNDAYVGDKERHIAIFIDVAGYLFVVEHDKIDNSKTAIGPDRKTKYPMPKLLFKEKIEGTISTPIIVKDKIIAATDNGLFLYKIDLKNNKLTLLDKVPGLEIDATPIAVDGKIYIASRNGYLYCFGKK; from the coding sequence ATGAAAATATTTTCAATATTACTCTTATTCTTTTCTTCAACAACTCTTTTTTCACAAGTTAAAGAAGTTGTAATAGGAACTTATCTCGGAAATGAGCAAAGAAATTATTACGGAAATAAAGCACCCGAGAACTTAGATGAAACTTGGAAGTTAAATCTCAGCGGAGGAATAAGCCCGGCATACGGAAACCCTTTGAAATTATGGAAAGGTGCGGGTTGGACAGGGCAACCCTTATATGTCAGAGAAGAAACCGGAGATTTTTTAATACTGGGTGCTTTTGATTATAATTTGAAAAAAATTAATGCACAAACAGGTCAAATTGTATGGGAATACAGGTTTGATGATATTCTAAAAGGAACCGGAACATTTTGGGAAAATAAAAATGATACAAATCCGGAAACAAAGTATTTAATTATTCAAGGAAGCAGGTTAGGATATTGGAATTCTCATGATGATAAATATATTCCGAGTTTAAGAGCTGTTTCTTATTTAACCGGAAAAGAACTTTGGCGACTAAATTCAAAAAAAACAGACAGTTACAGCAGAGATGTTGACGGTTCTGCAATTATTGTAAACGATACTGCATATCTTGCACTGGAAAACGGTTTGTTTACGGTTTTTAATCCTGATCCGGCAAAAAAGGAATTGCTTGATGAAAGGTTACAACCAAAAGTTTACAAAGAAATACAATATTATAATAAAGAAGATATAAAACTTCACGGAAAAGATTTAGTTTCCGAATCATCGCCCACATTGTTAAATGATGCCATTTATACACCTTCCGGTTCGGGACATGTTTACGGATATAATATCAAAACAGGAAAAAATACGTGGGATTTTTTTACCGGAACTGATATGAACGGTTCGGCACCGGTTACTTATGACAGTTGCTTAGTTGTTGCAGTTGAAAAACAATATATGCCGGGTAAAGGCGGTGTTTTAAAATTGAATCCTAAAAAAACAGGGGAAGATGCGGTTGTTTGGTTTTTTCCTACCGAAAATAAAAAGTGGTTTCATTGGGAAGGAGGCATTATCGGTTCGGTTGCCGTAAATGATGCCTATGTCGGAGATAAAGAAAGACATATTGCAATTTTTATTGATGTAGCCGGATATTTATTTGTTGTTGAACACGATAAAATTGATAACAGTAAAACTGCAATCGGTCCGGACAGGAAAACAAAATACCCGATGCCGAAATTGTTATTCAAAGAAAAAATTGAGGGAACAATTTCAACACCGATAATTGTTAAAGATAAAATTATTGCCGCAACAGATAACGGATTATTTTTATACAAAATAGATTTAAAAAACAATAAACTGACACTTTTAGATAAAGTGCCCGGTTTAGAAATTGATGCAACACCAATTGCAGTTGACGGAAAAATATATATTGCATCACGCAACGGCTATTTGTATTGTTTTGGTAAAAAATAA